A part of Paenibacillus sp. sptzw28 genomic DNA contains:
- a CDS encoding extracellular solute-binding protein yields the protein MVLSTQKQTKRWTYILLAGALALTSVAGCSPQSGGNNQGTKPAVSETGTDKEGNAGGAAKEGPVNIDIMLPIFKTNYPKDDSPVAAEIEKKTNSNLHLEWVPNSSYGDKFNITLASGKLPTVMYVPDVKSPSFVNAVKAGAFWEVGPYLKDYPNLSKANPIILNNTTIDGKVYGIYRGRALGRNGLVYRKDWLENLGLQEPKTIDDFYNMLKAFTNDDPDKDGKKDTYGMTLVKWTGGWASGFDIISTWFGAPTGWGEDASGKLMPAFLTPEYFEALKFMKKLYDEKLINADFAVMDSAKWTDPIVNGQSGAIVDVLDNAARINDKIQAALKQTGNDEPNKMYTDVVNSLEGPKGLRARPTSGYAGMLAISKTSVKTEDELRRILTFIDQMSEPELQTLAGYGIEGKHYTKVEGGIEPVKNPTLLESEVEGLNQMLTFIPEDHGLKVVQTPIRVKQTEAMKANEAIVVANPAEPLLSTVYSQKGAQLDNIINDARIKYVVGQIDEAAFRSAIDVWRKTGGDDLIKEMNELYAASNNK from the coding sequence ATGGTGCTCAGTACACAGAAACAGACGAAGCGGTGGACTTACATACTGTTGGCCGGTGCGCTCGCCTTAACGTCGGTCGCCGGATGCTCGCCGCAAAGCGGCGGCAATAATCAGGGAACGAAGCCCGCCGTATCCGAAACCGGAACGGATAAAGAAGGCAATGCGGGAGGGGCTGCTAAGGAAGGGCCGGTCAACATTGACATCATGCTCCCTATATTCAAAACAAATTATCCGAAGGACGACAGCCCCGTCGCAGCGGAAATCGAGAAGAAAACGAACTCGAACCTCCATTTGGAATGGGTTCCGAACTCCTCTTACGGAGATAAATTTAATATAACGCTCGCTTCGGGAAAGCTCCCTACGGTGATGTACGTGCCCGATGTCAAGTCGCCAAGCTTCGTCAATGCGGTGAAAGCGGGAGCATTCTGGGAGGTAGGTCCGTATTTGAAGGATTATCCGAATCTCAGCAAAGCGAATCCGATCATACTCAATAACACGACAATCGACGGCAAGGTGTACGGCATTTACCGGGGACGGGCGCTCGGCCGCAACGGCCTCGTTTACCGAAAGGATTGGCTTGAGAATTTGGGCCTTCAGGAGCCGAAGACGATCGACGATTTCTACAACATGCTGAAAGCGTTTACGAACGATGACCCTGACAAGGACGGAAAGAAGGATACGTATGGAATGACGCTCGTCAAATGGACGGGCGGCTGGGCAAGCGGCTTCGATATTATTTCCACTTGGTTCGGCGCGCCGACCGGGTGGGGCGAGGACGCGAGCGGCAAGCTGATGCCGGCCTTCCTGACACCGGAATATTTCGAAGCGCTTAAGTTTATGAAGAAGCTGTATGACGAGAAGCTGATCAACGCCGATTTTGCAGTCATGGATTCTGCGAAATGGACTGATCCGATCGTAAACGGCCAGTCTGGCGCAATCGTGGATGTGCTTGATAACGCGGCCCGGATTAATGACAAAATTCAAGCGGCGCTCAAGCAGACGGGTAATGATGAGCCGAATAAGATGTACACGGACGTCGTGAATTCGCTGGAAGGGCCCAAAGGCCTTCGTGCCCGGCCAACCAGCGGTTATGCCGGAATGCTTGCGATTTCCAAAACCTCCGTCAAGACGGAGGATGAGCTGCGCCGCATATTGACATTCATCGATCAGATGAGCGAACCGGAGCTGCAGACGCTGGCCGGCTATGGTATCGAAGGCAAGCATTATACGAAAGTGGAAGGAGGTATCGAGCCTGTCAAGAACCCTACGCTGCTCGAATCCGAAGTGGAAGGTCTGAACCAGATGCTCACGTTTATTCCGGAGGACCATGGACTCAAGGTCGTCCAGACGCCGATTCGCGTCAAGCAGACGGAAGCTATGAAGGCTAATGAGGCGATCGTAGTCGCCAATCCGGCTGAACCGCTCCTGTCAACCGTTTATTCGCAAAAAGGTGCGCAGCTTGATAATATAATCAACGATGCTAGAATTAAATATGTCGTCGGTCAAATCGACGAGGCAGCCTTCCGGTCGGCGATCGATGTTTGGCGAAAGACCGGCGGAGACGATCTGATCAAGGAAATGAATGAGTTGTACGCAGCTTCCAATAATAAATAA
- a CDS encoding helix-turn-helix domain-containing protein, giving the protein MISELKFKWGGRFRPASGSRGKHYRKSLILILFVSGIPGLIIGAIVYFWAGGRIESELHQLHNRQIEQRAHDFDVQLTNLEMTAAHWAFDPQFDYSLSGFDFIAGYEKSRDLTKTLLVMQGSNTLTKRVEMYVQDGRHILFNPEYGVVEQPGAVKRYEELLNSGSSMYWRLWAFDPSRPESKDLTLVHKIPGGSMPAAGAIIIRLDQAKMSGLLKSMSPYDDGKTFLFHESGSLIASENGSSEFMRSLQAQIASYGKGQGLFYFDWNHVTYSVSYGTFTRIGSDWMYVSAAPITAITAPVLIISKVILFVSTAVLLLALVLAWLASRSIYYPIERLVSRLGGGHRHEDEFMLIEREWTHLNRESLELHNRLEHQLPHVKESFLLQLIQGYLYAYSEQDLIDRMRLYRWEVDERQFVILYIRFTGFTLPDGRFSQGDEGLATFAAVNIIEELAAERFNQSNVLNFHDLSAGLLITTRKDDSYLQPLRDLCDRITQAINHILHMHVTIAVSNPTPSISRIPLLFEEAKLAVSYRIFDNDNQLIDMDRVNSAEDAQEPRYPFAQERDIIQSMRVGRMAETESHLCEFLKALSVNGAKEIDVQQGMLHLLGSIQHAILISGINPNRLFKGANMYELLSQIREPERILAWFRDKVIRPFMRELDERSGAQVKRMVEETMIYIQQNFMRDISLDNCADLTGTNPYFLSKTFKQVTGKNFIDYLTELRMERAKELLRESELKINDVAVTVGYQHSYFNRIFRKQEGMTPTQYRELSRAN; this is encoded by the coding sequence ATGATAAGCGAATTGAAATTCAAATGGGGCGGCCGCTTCCGGCCTGCATCGGGAAGCCGCGGCAAGCATTACCGGAAAAGCCTGATCTTGATTTTATTCGTCTCAGGCATTCCGGGTCTTATCATAGGCGCCATTGTATACTTTTGGGCGGGCGGCCGAATTGAAAGCGAGCTGCACCAGCTGCACAACCGGCAAATCGAGCAGCGGGCTCATGATTTCGATGTGCAGCTGACCAACCTGGAAATGACGGCTGCCCACTGGGCATTCGATCCGCAGTTCGATTACAGCCTCAGCGGGTTCGACTTTATCGCCGGTTACGAGAAATCGCGGGATTTAACGAAAACACTGCTTGTGATGCAGGGTTCTAACACGCTGACCAAACGTGTCGAGATGTATGTTCAGGATGGCCGTCATATTTTGTTTAATCCGGAGTACGGTGTGGTGGAGCAGCCTGGTGCGGTGAAGCGTTACGAGGAATTGCTGAATTCCGGCTCCTCGATGTATTGGCGCTTGTGGGCGTTCGATCCGAGCCGCCCCGAAAGTAAGGATTTAACGCTTGTACATAAGATTCCGGGCGGGAGCATGCCGGCGGCGGGGGCCATAATCATCCGGCTTGATCAGGCAAAGATGAGCGGACTTCTCAAATCGATGTCGCCTTACGATGACGGGAAAACGTTTCTTTTCCACGAGTCGGGAAGCCTGATTGCATCCGAGAACGGCAGCAGCGAGTTTATGCGAAGCCTTCAAGCACAAATTGCCTCATACGGAAAAGGCCAAGGATTGTTTTATTTCGATTGGAATCATGTGACCTACTCGGTCTCTTATGGTACGTTTACCAGAATCGGAAGCGACTGGATGTACGTCTCGGCTGCGCCGATAACGGCAATTACCGCACCGGTCCTCATTATATCCAAAGTGATTTTGTTCGTCAGCACGGCCGTTCTGCTGCTCGCGCTGGTCTTGGCGTGGCTCGCCTCGCGAAGCATATACTATCCGATCGAGCGGCTCGTAAGCAGACTGGGCGGCGGGCACCGCCATGAAGACGAATTTATGCTGATCGAGCGGGAATGGACGCATTTGAACCGGGAAAGCCTCGAGCTTCACAACCGTTTGGAGCATCAGCTTCCCCACGTCAAGGAGAGCTTTCTGCTGCAGCTCATTCAAGGCTATCTTTACGCCTATTCCGAGCAGGATTTAATCGACCGGATGAGGCTTTACAGGTGGGAAGTGGATGAGAGGCAGTTTGTTATTCTATATATCCGGTTTACGGGCTTTACCCTGCCTGACGGCCGGTTTTCGCAGGGAGACGAAGGGCTGGCAACCTTCGCAGCGGTTAATATTATCGAAGAGCTTGCAGCCGAGAGGTTCAATCAGTCCAATGTGCTCAATTTCCACGACTTGTCGGCAGGACTGCTGATAACCACGCGGAAAGACGATTCCTATTTGCAGCCACTTCGCGATTTATGCGATCGGATAACACAGGCGATCAATCATATCCTGCACATGCATGTGACGATAGCTGTCAGTAATCCCACGCCTTCAATCTCACGCATTCCGCTGCTGTTCGAGGAAGCGAAGCTGGCGGTCAGCTACCGCATTTTCGACAATGACAATCAGCTGATCGATATGGATCGGGTGAATTCCGCCGAGGATGCGCAGGAGCCCCGATATCCGTTTGCTCAGGAACGCGATATCATTCAATCGATGCGGGTGGGCAGAATGGCAGAGACCGAATCCCATCTTTGCGAATTTCTGAAAGCGCTGTCGGTAAACGGCGCGAAGGAGATCGACGTCCAGCAGGGGATGCTTCACCTGCTCGGGAGCATCCAGCATGCGATACTCATCTCCGGCATCAATCCGAACCGTTTGTTCAAAGGGGCGAATATGTATGAGCTTCTGTCCCAGATCAGGGAGCCCGAACGGATCCTCGCCTGGTTCAGGGATAAAGTTATCCGTCCCTTCATGCGCGAGCTTGATGAGCGCTCAGGCGCTCAGGTGAAGCGGATGGTCGAGGAGACGATGATCTATATACAGCAAAATTTCATGCGGGATATCTCTTTGGATAACTGCGCCGACCTTACCGGGACAAATCCGTATTTTCTCAGCAAGACGTTCAAGCAGGTAACCGGCAAAAATTTTATCGACTATTTGACCGAGCTTCGCATGGAGCGGGCGAAGGAGCTCCTTCGTGAATCGGAGCTGAAGATCAATGACGTTGCGGTAACGGTCGGCTACCAGCACAGCTATTTCAATCGGATATTCCGCAAGCAGGAGGGCATGACGCCAACCCAGTACCGTGAGCTCAGCCGGGCCAATTGA
- a CDS encoding DUF1961 family protein, translated as MSLEGEGWTLIYNNPLACPEDVSSFRMEGDAAVSFPLGRMRLESKLRPGEEGMSNFVFWCSETFPSDLAIEWEFRALQEPGLAMLFFAAAGIGGQDLFDSGLSLRTGEYGQYHSGDMNAFHMSYFRRRWTEERQFHTCNLRKSHGFHLVAQGGDPIPDVSDSAESYKLLIVKLGRRIGLQINDLPIFSWEDNDRSFGPPLAEGKLGFRQMSPLIAEYANLKVYGR; from the coding sequence ATGAGCCTAGAAGGGGAAGGGTGGACGCTCATTTATAATAACCCGCTCGCATGTCCCGAGGATGTTAGTTCGTTCCGAATGGAAGGAGATGCAGCGGTTTCGTTTCCGCTTGGCCGAATGCGGCTTGAGAGCAAACTTCGGCCGGGAGAAGAAGGCATGTCCAATTTCGTATTCTGGTGTTCCGAGACCTTCCCTTCAGATCTGGCGATCGAGTGGGAGTTCAGGGCTCTCCAGGAACCCGGTCTGGCCATGTTGTTCTTCGCTGCGGCGGGGATAGGCGGGCAGGATTTGTTTGACTCGGGGCTGTCTCTGAGAACCGGTGAGTACGGGCAGTATCATTCGGGCGATATGAATGCGTTTCATATGTCGTATTTTCGCAGGCGGTGGACAGAGGAACGGCAGTTTCACACCTGCAATTTGCGCAAAAGTCATGGGTTTCATCTTGTGGCGCAGGGCGGCGATCCGATCCCGGACGTATCCGATTCGGCTGAATCATACAAGCTCCTCATCGTAAAGCTCGGACGGCGGATCGGCCTCCAGATAAACGACCTGCCGATATTCTCATGGGAGGACAACGACAGATCGTTCGGTCCGCCTCTGGCCGAAGGGAAGCTCGGCTTCCGCCAAATGTCGCCGCTCATCGCCGAATACGCTAACCTGAAGGTATATGGACGATAA
- a CDS encoding MraY family glycosyltransferase, which produces MSYIAAFISAIVIVIVLIPPLRTLALKIGFVDKPQSSNERKIHREPIPLTAGIAIFAAFVVLYLIFVHDNWAKSGAILGGGLLILVIGLVDDWYKTHGKEFPALPKFVVQMGAAVLVYASGIVFSGFENPITGSYYALPEALQFLFTVLWIFGVTTVINFTDGIDGLASGLSAISGGTLLVVALVMGQTESAMMATILVGAALGYLKFNKPPAKVFMGDAGATFLGFILAVIALDGAFKQATVISLFIPVLALSVPILDNVRVVISRLIKGVPVYKADASQAHYVLLKTGMKPVQVVSFLYLINICTGLFSIILLLISNG; this is translated from the coding sequence ATGAGTTATATAGCAGCGTTTATCTCCGCAATTGTTATTGTCATAGTACTTATTCCGCCGCTTCGGACGCTGGCGCTTAAAATAGGTTTTGTAGACAAGCCCCAGTCCAGCAATGAACGAAAGATTCATCGGGAGCCGATCCCATTGACGGCAGGTATTGCGATCTTTGCGGCATTTGTCGTCTTGTACTTGATTTTTGTGCACGATAACTGGGCGAAATCGGGTGCAATCCTTGGAGGAGGCTTATTGATTCTTGTAATCGGCCTCGTCGACGATTGGTACAAAACGCACGGCAAGGAGTTTCCTGCGCTGCCGAAGTTTGTTGTGCAGATGGGCGCCGCCGTACTTGTTTATGCTTCGGGCATTGTGTTCAGCGGGTTCGAGAATCCGATAACAGGCAGTTATTACGCGCTTCCCGAAGCGCTGCAGTTTCTCTTCACGGTGCTCTGGATATTCGGCGTAACTACCGTCATTAATTTCACAGACGGCATAGACGGCCTTGCAAGCGGCCTCTCTGCGATATCGGGCGGAACGCTGCTCGTCGTCGCACTTGTTATGGGCCAGACCGAATCCGCGATGATGGCGACAATACTGGTTGGCGCAGCGCTCGGGTATCTGAAGTTCAACAAACCGCCCGCCAAGGTGTTTATGGGTGATGCGGGGGCGACCTTCCTTGGCTTTATCCTGGCGGTCATCGCACTTGACGGGGCCTTCAAACAGGCGACGGTTATTTCGTTATTTATCCCGGTCTTAGCGCTAAGCGTGCCGATCCTTGACAATGTCCGCGTCGTTATAAGCCGTCTTATAAAGGGTGTTCCGGTGTACAAGGCCGATGCTTCCCAGGCGCACTACGTGCTGCTGAAAACCGGCATGAAGCCTGTTCAGGTCGTTTCATTTCTATATCTTATCAATATTTGCACAGGTCTTTTCTCGATTATTTTGTTATTGATTAGTAATGGATAA
- a CDS encoding N-acetylmuramoyl-L-alanine amidase, whose amino-acid sequence MFYRLPAGNRYYCSALLIFACIAISGAGSSPIHASPNDVSVSSFHKLNATTAPLDYKRSLPASDVIIDVGHGGIDGGSHHNELLEKDINLAIGKKLYLLLNSKGISSILNRNSDYALSDDNRWARTRSRHQRDLSQRGGLPDEIQTQVLVSLHVNWAKDEKHRGPLVLHQQEGESALLAFLIQDALNRQQHIFRLPKVGKPYYLLNVVKQPSVIVEIGFISNEGDRQMMTDPRKQLEIADAIASGVRNYILLR is encoded by the coding sequence ATGTTCTATCGTTTACCCGCAGGGAATCGTTATTATTGTTCAGCTCTGCTAATATTCGCTTGTATTGCAATCAGCGGGGCCGGCAGTTCTCCCATACATGCTTCCCCAAATGACGTATCGGTTTCGTCTTTTCATAAGCTGAACGCAACAACGGCTCCCCTTGATTACAAGAGGTCGCTGCCTGCGTCTGATGTCATCATAGATGTAGGACACGGGGGCATAGACGGCGGTTCCCATCATAACGAGCTTCTTGAGAAGGATATCAATCTTGCGATTGGCAAGAAACTGTATCTTCTGCTTAACAGCAAAGGAATCAGCTCGATTCTTAACCGTAACAGCGATTATGCACTGAGCGATGACAACCGCTGGGCCCGGACCCGTTCAAGACATCAACGCGACTTGTCGCAGCGCGGCGGGTTGCCTGACGAAATTCAGACCCAGGTTCTGGTTAGCCTTCATGTCAACTGGGCGAAGGACGAGAAGCACCGCGGTCCGCTCGTCCTTCATCAGCAGGAAGGGGAAAGCGCGCTGCTTGCCTTCCTGATCCAAGATGCACTGAACCGTCAGCAGCATATATTTCGTTTGCCGAAAGTAGGAAAACCGTATTACTTGCTCAATGTCGTGAAACAGCCGTCAGTCATTGTCGAGATAGGTTTTATAAGTAATGAAGGGGACAGGCAGATGATGACCGATCCCCGTAAACAGCTTGAAATTGCCGACGCCATCGCTTCCGGGGTGAGAAATTACATTCTGCTCCGTTGA
- a CDS encoding YqzE family protein, giving the protein MAEKGDEWVKYMTERFVNFMEMPQEVRKQKRETAKAAKEPWLTRWFGIAPFGVALWWRTRGRRQR; this is encoded by the coding sequence ATGGCTGAGAAGGGCGATGAATGGGTTAAATACATGACGGAGCGGTTTGTCAATTTCATGGAGATGCCTCAGGAGGTCAGAAAGCAAAAACGCGAAACAGCCAAGGCGGCTAAAGAGCCCTGGCTGACGAGATGGTTCGGTATTGCGCCTTTCGGGGTTGCTTTATGGTGGCGAACCCGGGGACGGAGACAACGATAA
- a CDS encoding YqhG family protein: MNERQVHKFVQRYLETTNCHIIEKSPAHFLVKLSPRADRDLTNRPYYWSFVDRTGAEPETMSMLLVTDKLKYDERLAAGETDGTQASAGGGNPGSIAPAALGAAGGVAAAADAALGRSFGFVHGKLNAVGRVPREDLYFGSRRLEQLFESSKLGGSYVCLFQEPEKRSAHPLQSTAYTAWLGVNMKVEFVCDMKREEIHSFGVSLATGQCVERFYDSLTQCRMTPKLPPNIHTAKNALSLNKAATIAEQTLERKLRTYDYSWAQAAAARLADELATIRHYYEPLISSLEDENRTLIIEQFERRQEEIRWQYEPRVTASAINCGIFYLEGIG, from the coding sequence TTGAACGAACGACAAGTGCATAAATTTGTGCAGCGGTATCTGGAAACCACGAACTGCCATATCATCGAGAAATCGCCTGCGCATTTTCTCGTGAAGTTGTCCCCTAGGGCTGACCGCGACCTGACCAATCGACCCTATTACTGGAGCTTTGTAGACCGCACTGGAGCGGAACCGGAAACGATGTCCATGCTGCTCGTAACGGACAAGCTGAAATACGATGAACGGTTGGCGGCAGGTGAAACGGACGGCACCCAGGCTTCAGCAGGCGGGGGCAATCCCGGAAGCATAGCTCCAGCGGCGCTCGGAGCTGCCGGGGGCGTCGCCGCCGCTGCCGATGCCGCGCTGGGTCGTTCGTTCGGTTTCGTTCATGGCAAATTGAACGCCGTCGGCCGCGTCCCCCGGGAAGACCTCTACTTCGGCTCACGCAGACTTGAGCAGCTGTTCGAGTCTTCCAAGCTGGGCGGAAGCTATGTCTGCCTCTTTCAGGAACCGGAGAAGCGCAGCGCTCATCCGCTTCAGTCCACGGCATATACAGCTTGGCTTGGAGTGAATATGAAAGTTGAATTCGTTTGCGATATGAAGCGCGAGGAAATCCATTCCTTCGGCGTGTCGCTGGCGACCGGCCAATGCGTCGAACGATTCTACGACTCGTTAACTCAGTGCCGTATGACGCCGAAATTGCCGCCCAACATCCATACCGCAAAAAACGCCCTCTCGCTCAATAAAGCGGCAACAATCGCCGAGCAAACGCTTGAGAGGAAGCTTAGGACATACGATTATTCATGGGCGCAAGCGGCAGCAGCACGCCTCGCGGATGAGCTGGCGACCATCCGGCATTACTATGAACCGCTGATTTCATCGCTGGAAGATGAGAACCGCACTCTGATCATCGAGCAATTCGAGCGCCGGCAGGAGGAAATACGCTGGCAGTATGAACCGCGCGTGACGGCTTCCGCCATAAACTGCGGTATCTTTTATTTGGAAGGTATCGGATAG
- a CDS encoding DEAD/DEAH box helicase: MKGEHPPGSGSASANRKLHPNAHLQFDRTWFHNLQERIDRNGPWDDWTMYQLAVEAEQTKLIGSFDDLQCMRSLPALEPMPHQISTARKVLHEMSGRAILADEVGLGKTIEAGLVLKEYLVRGLVRRALILVPASLVLQWVRELNQKFGIPAIAQKREHTWQYDVVVASIDTAKRDPHKDILLSYDYDMLIIDEAHKLKNKKTSNYQFVNLLRKKYCLLLTATPVQNDMDELYNLITLLKPGQLGGQGDFASNFVVDKRIPKNEGQLQETLSTVMIRNRRGDGGIQFTKRIVKNIPLALSPEEQALYDGVTSFVRERYDESGGDLTSMLSLVTLQREVCSSRDAVFLTLVNMFKKTSEDSPLRAKIWGLVEVIRGIQANTKAEKAIELIREMNDKVIVFTEYRATQEYLLQYFRSHNLVAVPYRGGMNRGKKDWMMDLFRGRAQVLIATEAGGEGINLQFCHNIINFDLPWNPMRVEQRIGRVHRLGQTSDVKIFNLCTLGTIEEHIVSLLHEKINLFELVIGELDHILERFDKKESLEQKLARVMLEAGNSTELRKQIDDLGNSLSRIRSEVESEEPEGMKAIGAIINAVGQTVEVRP, translated from the coding sequence ATGAAAGGAGAACACCCGCCCGGCAGCGGCTCCGCCTCGGCCAACCGGAAGCTTCACCCCAACGCCCACCTGCAGTTTGACCGTACATGGTTCCATAACCTGCAGGAGCGCATAGACCGCAACGGTCCGTGGGACGACTGGACGATGTACCAGCTCGCGGTAGAAGCCGAGCAGACCAAGCTTATCGGCAGCTTCGACGATCTTCAGTGCATGCGCAGCCTGCCGGCGCTGGAGCCGATGCCGCACCAGATTAGCACCGCGCGCAAAGTGCTTCACGAGATGAGCGGGCGCGCCATTCTTGCCGATGAAGTTGGGCTTGGCAAGACGATTGAAGCGGGTCTCGTTCTCAAAGAATATCTGGTTAGGGGTCTTGTCCGCCGTGCGCTTATTCTCGTTCCCGCATCGCTTGTTCTGCAGTGGGTGCGCGAGCTGAACCAGAAGTTCGGCATTCCGGCCATCGCCCAGAAAAGGGAGCATACCTGGCAGTACGACGTCGTCGTCGCATCGATCGATACGGCCAAGCGCGACCCGCACAAGGATATTTTGCTAAGCTACGACTACGATATGCTCATTATCGACGAGGCGCACAAGCTGAAAAACAAAAAGACGAGCAACTACCAATTCGTGAATCTGCTGCGCAAAAAATATTGCCTGCTCCTAACCGCCACGCCGGTTCAAAACGATATGGACGAGCTCTACAACCTGATAACGCTCCTGAAGCCCGGACAGCTCGGCGGTCAGGGCGATTTCGCTTCCAACTTTGTTGTCGATAAACGGATTCCCAAGAATGAGGGCCAGCTCCAGGAGACACTCTCTACCGTGATGATCCGCAACCGCCGGGGAGACGGAGGGATACAATTTACCAAACGCATCGTGAAAAACATACCGCTGGCTCTTTCGCCCGAGGAGCAGGCGCTTTACGACGGAGTTACAAGCTTCGTACGTGAGCGTTATGACGAGAGCGGCGGCGATTTGACAAGCATGCTCTCTCTGGTTACCCTCCAGCGCGAGGTGTGCAGCAGCCGCGACGCCGTGTTTCTGACGCTTGTTAATATGTTTAAGAAGACATCCGAGGACTCGCCCCTCCGCGCGAAAATATGGGGCCTCGTCGAGGTGATCCGCGGCATACAAGCGAATACGAAAGCAGAGAAAGCAATAGAGCTGATACGCGAGATGAATGATAAAGTAATCGTCTTCACAGAGTACCGGGCCACTCAGGAATATTTGCTTCAATACTTCCGTTCGCACAATTTGGTCGCCGTCCCGTATCGCGGAGGCATGAATCGGGGTAAGAAAGATTGGATGATGGATTTGTTCCGCGGCCGCGCTCAGGTCCTTATAGCGACTGAAGCGGGCGGTGAAGGCATCAACCTTCAGTTCTGCCACAACATTATCAACTTCGATCTGCCTTGGAATCCGATGCGGGTTGAACAAAGAATCGGCCGGGTGCACCGGCTCGGACAGACAAGCGATGTGAAGATCTTTAACCTTTGTACGCTCGGCACGATTGAAGAGCACATTGTGAGCCTGCTTCATGAGAAAATCAACCTCTTTGAGCTGGTAATCGGCGAGCTTGACCATATTCTCGAACGATTCGACAAGAAGGAATCGCTCGAGCAGAAGCTTGCGCGCGTGATGCTTGAAGCAGGTAACTCTACTGAGCTGCGCAAGCAAATTGATGATCTGGGCAATTCGCTCAGCCGTATCCGAAGCGAAGTTGAATCGGAGGAACCTGAAGGCATGAAGGCTATCGGGGCGATTATAAACGCCGTAGGGCAAACCGTGGAGGTGAGACCTTGA